The following are from one region of the Fusarium verticillioides 7600 chromosome 1, whole genome shotgun sequence genome:
- a CDS encoding taurine dioxygenase yields MAPSAVETQAPAVDAQKVKLYPGHVEGVYKEFAPVVYRREAEEKGIDGHAAAKYPNYLPTWNKDQVYPPLVPFEHYEHGKDADPTFPNLLKPTTKISHLTPTIGTEIDGIQLSTLSDAGKDELARYVAERKVVAFRNQDFADLPISEALKFGGYFGRHHIHPTSGSPEGHPEIHLVHRSAGDKSYEEFFKTRVSSVAWHSDITYEQQPPGTTFLYVLDNPDTGGDTLFANTVEAYNRLSPTFQKLLHGLKATHSGIEQVNASVKKGSIKRREPVVNEHPIVRTHPVTGEKSLFVNPQFTRSIVGLKKEESDAILNFLYEHIAWGADFHARVRWQEKTVVVWDNRSVQHTAILDWHSGQRRHLARITPQAERPYETPFEG; encoded by the exons atggctccCTCAGCTGTTGAGACTCAGGCCCCTGCAGTCGATGCCCAGAAAGTAAAGCTCTACCCCGGCCATGTCGAGGGCGTATACAAGGAATTTGCCCCCGTCGTATACCGTCGTGAAGCCGAAGAGAAAGGCATCGATGGCCACGCAGCCGCAAAG TATCCAAACTATCTCCCAACATGGAACAAAGACCAAGTCTACCCTCCCCTCGTACCCTTCGAACACTACGAACACGGCAAAGACGCAGATCCAACATTCCCAAACCTCCTCAAGCCCACCACAAAGATATCCCACCTCACACCCACAATCGGCACTGAGATAGACGGCATCCAACTAAGCACCCTCTCCGACGCCGGAAAAGATGAACTAGCCCGCTACGTCGCCGAGCGCAAAGTCGTCGCCTTCCGCAACCAAGACTTCGCGGACCTGCCCATCTCCGAAGCCCTCAAGTTCGGCGGTTACTTCGGCCGTCATCACATCCACCCCACGTCTGGCTCACCAGAGGGCCATCCGGAGATCCATCTCGTGCATAGAAGTGCGGGTGACAAGTCGTACGAggagttcttcaagacgCGTGTTAGCTCTGTGGCGTGGCATTCGGATATTACGTATGAGCAGCAGCCGCCGGGAACGACGTTTCTTTATGTCCTTGATAACCCTGACACTGGCGGTGATACCCTCTTTGCGAATACTGTTGAGGCGTATAATAGGTTGTCACCGACGTTTCAGAAGTTGTTGCATGGACTTAAGGCGACGCATTCTGGGATTGAGCAGGTTAATGCTAGTGTGAAGAAGGGGAGTATCAAGAGACGTGAACCGGTCGTTAACGAGCATCCTATTGTGCGAACACACCCTGTTACCGGGGAGAAGTCGCTCTTTGTCAATCCTCAGT TCACGCGAAGCATCGtcggtctcaagaaggaagagtctgatgccattctcaacttcttgtaTGAGCACATCGCTTGGGGCGCTGACTTCCATGCTCGTGTGAGATGGCAGGAAAAgactgttgttgtttgggatAACAGATCAGTTCAGCATACTGCTATTCTTGACTGGCACTCTGGTCAACGACGACATCTTGCTCGCATCACACCACAGGCTGAGAGGCCTTATGAGACCCCTTTTGAGGGTTAG
- a CDS encoding elongator complex protein 1 (At least one base has a quality score < 10), which translates to MLSSLTHPQASISHSPLLTVKMLSRAAARTTTSLVTKRGFQTTRARMSSPYHYPEGAYSNIPFNPRSKWFGVGYWTFMATGFFAPFGIAVYQTYKPQ; encoded by the exons ATGCTATCATCACTGACACATCCCCAAGCTTCCATCTCGCACTCTCCACTCCTCACCGTCAAG ATGCTCTCCCGCGCCGCCGCCCGAACCACGACCTCTCTGGTCACCAAGCGAGGTTTCCAGACCACCCGCGCCCGCATGTCCTCGCCCTACCACTACCCCGAGGGCGCCTACAGCAACATCCCCTTCAACCCCCGAAGCAAGTGGTTCGGCGTCGGATACTGGACCTTCATGGCCACCGGCTTCTTCGCTCCCTTCGGCATTGCTG TCTACCAGACCTACAAGCCCCAGTAA
- a CDS encoding beta-1,4-N-acetylglucosaminyltransferase: MMDDGFCNFDGFHRRYLISSGDTMSQDHLEDYEADLKTLCAAEGTNPGAYDVFTVTRARRVHQSLLTTPFTAFLSMVSIFPALLTPPPKIDGAELAYPTCIYSNGPATGFFVGLAVHLLKLLGRVPENSMHFIYIESWARISTLSLTGKLFYYTGIADVLVQHQEVADKYGLRNCGEMVFNARRPDVSSTDDKMMG; the protein is encoded by the coding sequence gatgatggatgatggcttctgcaATTTTGATGGGTTTCACCGACGATACTTGATCTCTTCTGGAGATACCATGTCGCAggatcatcttgaagattACGAAGCAGACCTGAAGACACTGTGTGCTGCTGAAGGCACAAACCCAGGGGCATACGACGTTTTCACCGTCACTCGTGCGCGCCGTGTTCACCAATCACTCCTGACTACCCCTTTCACGGCCTTTCTCAGCATGGTCAGCATCTTCCCGGCTCTCTTGACTCCGCCACCCAAGATTGATGGTGCCGAGCTCGCATATCCTACCTGTATCTACTCCAACGGACCCGCGACTGGCTTCTTTGTCGGCCTGGCAGtgcatcttctcaagctACTGGGCAGGGTACCTGAGAACTCAATGCACTTCATCTATATTGAGTCCTGGGCTCGTATCAGCACCTTGAGCCTCACGGGCAAACTCTTTTACTACACTGGCATCGCGGACGTTTTGGTGcagcaccaagaagttgCTGATAAGTATGGGCTTAGAAACTGTGGTGAGATGGTCTTCAACGCTAGACGACCGGATGTCTCATCGACAGATGATAAAATGATGGGTTGA
- a CDS encoding protein NMT1: MIHTLAAKARNFPVQSIGSLLDEPFTGVVYLKDSGITTDFRTLKGKRIGYVGEFGKIQIDELTSHYGMTPDDYTAVRCGMNVSKAIIKGEIDAGIGLENVQMVELEEWLSAQGRPKDDVQMLRIDELAELGCCCFCTILYIGNEKFLAENPEKVRSFLRAVKKATDFVLAEPEKAWAEYVDFKPVMGTALNRKIFERSFAYFSKDLKNVKRDWEKVTKYGKRLGVLDESFEPNYTNSYLEWTLSGESSDPTGDQKRIAQLQKDVAASGGFHRLQAEVKA, from the coding sequence ATGATTCACACTCtggctgccaaggctcgAAACTTCCCCGTCCAGTCCATTGGTAGTCTTCTCGACGAGCCATTCACTGGCGTCGTCTACCTCAAGGACTCTGGCATCACCACCGACTTCCGCACCCTCAAGGGCAAGCGCATCGGCTATGTCGGTGAATTTGGCAAGATCCAGATCGATGAGCTCACCTCGCACTACGGCATGACTCCTGACGACTACACTGCCGTGCGTTGTGGTATGAAcgtctccaaggccatcatcaagggcgAAATCGACGCCGGTATCGGCCTGGAGAACGTTCAGATggttgagctcgaggagtGGCTCTCCGCCCAGGGCCGTCCCAAAGATGATGTCCAGATGCTCCGTATCGACGAACTCGCcgagcttggctgctgctgcttctgcacCATCCTCTACATCGGTAATGAGAAGTTCCTCGCCGAGAACCCCGAGAAAGTCCGCTCGTTCCTCCGCGCGGTGAAGAAGGCCACCGATTTTGTCCTCGCTGAGCCCGAGAAGGCATGGGCTGAGTACGTCGACTTCAAGCCCGTCATGGGTACCGCGCTCAAccgcaagatctttgagcgCAGCTTTGCCTACTTCAGCAAGGAcctcaagaacgtcaagCGTGACTGGGAGAAGGTCACCAAGTACGGCAAGCGTCTGGGTGTTCTGGACGAGAGCTTTGAGCCCAACTACACCAACTCGTACCTCGAGTGGACTCTTTCTGGAGAGTCTAGCGACCCTACTGGAGACCAGAAGCGTATTGCTCAGCTCCAGAAGGATGTCGCTGCTTCTGGTGGCTTTCACCGTCTTCAGGCTGAGGTCAAGGCTTGA
- a CDS encoding protein NMT1 — protein MSTDKITFLTNWHATPYHAPLYLAQAKGYFKDEGIKVALLEPNDPSDVTEIIGTGKVDLGFKAMIHTLAAKARNFPVQSIGSLLDEPFTGVVYLKDSGITTDFRTLKGKRIGYVGEFGKIQIDELTSHYGMTPDDYTAVRCGMNVSKAIIKGEIDAGIGLENVQMVELEEWLSAQGRPKDDVQMLRIDELAELGCCCFCTILYIGNEKFLAENPEKVRSFLRAVKKATDFVLAEPEKAWAEYVDFKPVMGTALNRKIFERSFAYFSKDLKNVKRDWEKVTKYGKRLGVLDESFEPNYTNSYLEWTLSGESSDPTGDQKRIAQLQKDVAASGGFHRLQAEVKA, from the exons atgtcgactGACAAGATCACTTTCCTCACCAACTG GCACGCTACGCCTTACCACGCGCCGCTGTACCTGGCTCAGGCCAAGGGATACTTTAAGGACGAGGGAATCAAggttgctcttcttgagcccAACGACCCTAGT GATGTCACTGAGATCATTGGTACTGGCAAGGTCgaccttggcttcaaggCCATGATTCACACTCtggctgccaaggctcgAAACTTCCCCGTCCAGTCCATTGGTAGTCTTCTCGACGAGCCATTCACTGGCGTCGTCTACCTCAAGGACTCTGGCATCACCACCGACTTCCGCACCCTCAAGGGCAAGCGCATCGGCTATGTCGGTGAATTTGGCAAGATCCAGATCGATGAGCTCACCTCGCACTACGGCATGACTCCTGACGACTACACTGCCGTGCGTTGTGGTATGAAcgtctccaaggccatcatcaagggcgAAATCGACGCCGGTATCGGCCTGGAGAACGTTCAGATggttgagctcgaggagtGGCTCTCCGCCCAGGGCCGTCCCAAAGATGATGTCCAGATGCTCCGTATCGACGAACTCGCcgagcttggctgctgctgcttctgcacCATCCTCTACATCGGTAATGAGAAGTTCCTCGCCGAGAACCCCGAGAAAGTCCGCTCGTTCCTCCGCGCGGTGAAGAAGGCCACCGATTTTGTCCTCGCTGAGCCCGAGAAGGCATGGGCTGAGTACGTCGACTTCAAGCCCGTCATGGGTACCGCGCTCAAccgcaagatctttgagcgCAGCTTTGCCTACTTCAGCAAGGAcctcaagaacgtcaagCGTGACTGGGAGAAGGTCACCAAGTACGGCAAGCGTCTGGGTGTTCTGGACGAGAGCTTTGAGCCCAACTACACCAACTCGTACCTCGAGTGGACTCTTTCTGGAGAGTCTAGCGACCCTACTGGAGACCAGAAGCGTATTGCTCAGCTCCAGAAGGATGTCGCTGCTTCTGGTGGCTTTCACCGTCTTCAGGCTGAGGTCAAGGCTTGA